From a single Coriobacteriia bacterium genomic region:
- a CDS encoding WecB/TagA/CpsF family glycosyltransferase, with amino-acid sequence MDGCLSLLCEGLDGLRGEYVCVSNAHTCVMAHDDPAYWECQAGSVMSLPDGKPLSVVGRRQAPAMGRVTGPDLMREVLALSAGRGWRHYFYGDAPETLGALRSALEAAYPGLAIAGMEPSVFRPLTEAEKAGLCARVDAAGADFCWVALGAPRQEALMRELRGRTRCLMVGVGGALKVLAGVVPEAPRWMQDLSLEWLYRLAQEPGRLFKRYAVTNTKFIWYQLTGARRKEGKA; translated from the coding sequence ATGGATGGCTGCCTGTCGCTGCTCTGCGAGGGCCTGGACGGCCTGCGCGGGGAGTACGTCTGCGTCTCCAACGCGCACACGTGCGTGATGGCCCACGACGACCCGGCCTACTGGGAGTGCCAGGCGGGGTCGGTCATGTCGCTTCCCGACGGCAAGCCCCTGTCGGTGGTGGGCCGCAGGCAGGCCCCCGCGATGGGCCGCGTCACGGGCCCCGACCTGATGCGCGAGGTCCTCGCGCTCTCCGCGGGGCGGGGCTGGCGCCACTACTTCTACGGCGACGCGCCCGAGACCCTGGGGGCCCTGCGCTCCGCGCTCGAGGCGGCCTACCCCGGCCTCGCGATCGCCGGCATGGAGCCCTCGGTCTTCCGTCCCCTGACGGAGGCCGAGAAGGCGGGGCTGTGCGCCCGCGTCGACGCCGCCGGGGCCGACTTCTGCTGGGTGGCGCTGGGCGCGCCGCGCCAGGAGGCCCTCATGCGCGAGCTCAGGGGCCGCACCCGCTGCCTGATGGTCGGCGTCGGCGGCGCCCTCAAGGTGCTGGCGGGCGTGGTGCCCGAGGCCCCGCGCTGGATGCAGGACCTCTCCCTGGAGTGGCTCTACCGCCTGGCCCAGGAGCCCGGGCGGCTCTTCAAGAGGTACGCGGTCACCAACACGAAGTTCATCTGGTATCAGCTCACGGGCGCGAGGCGCAAGGAAGGCAAGGCATGA
- a CDS encoding sugar transferase, translating to MQSVKDLDRSRVGYRVAKRAFDIAFSACVIAVGLVPGLLLAAAIRLDSPGNPFYGQARVGRTHRDGSQSTFTMWKFRSMRKGADRGLSELLDRSDVAGPMFKMREDPRVTRVGRFLRRHSIDEFPQFVNVLMGQMSVVGPRPPLPREVALYDERAFQRLAVKPGLTGYWQVGGRSDLDFDEMVELDLAYIRDRSVWTDLRVIARTVRVVFTGEGAV from the coding sequence ATGCAGTCCGTCAAGGACTTGGACCGCTCCCGGGTGGGCTACCGGGTGGCCAAGCGCGCCTTCGACATAGCCTTCTCGGCCTGCGTGATAGCCGTCGGGCTGGTGCCGGGCCTGCTGCTGGCCGCCGCCATACGCCTGGACTCGCCGGGCAACCCCTTCTACGGCCAGGCCCGGGTGGGGCGCACCCACCGCGACGGCTCCCAGTCGACCTTCACGATGTGGAAGTTCCGCTCGATGCGCAAGGGCGCCGACAGGGGGCTCTCCGAGCTGCTGGACAGGAGCGACGTTGCCGGCCCCATGTTCAAGATGAGGGAGGACCCCCGCGTCACCCGGGTGGGCCGCTTCCTCCGCCGGCACTCCATAGACGAGTTCCCCCAGTTCGTCAACGTCCTTATGGGCCAGATGAGCGTGGTGGGGCCCCGCCCCCCGCTTCCCCGGGAGGTGGCCCTCTACGACGAGAGGGCCTTTCAGCGCCTGGCCGTCAAGCCGGGCCTGACCGGCTACTGGCAGGTCGGGGGCCGAAGCGACCTGGACTTCGACGAGATGGTCGAGCTGGACCTGGCCTACATACGCGACCGCTCGGTGTGGACTGACCTGAGGGTGATCGCCAGGACCGTGAGGGTCGTGTTCACCGGAGAGGGGGCGGTGTAG
- the loaP gene encoding antiterminator LoaP: MWYVVQVLGGKKEATCRLIERIVSKDAVSECFTPRYETQKKVRGTWVNGTSVLFPGYVIAVTDDVERLKRELRDVPEFTRVLSMGEAFVPLSEQDQAWIGAFTRPGERVVPMSEGVIEGDRVIVTSGPLKQREGWIRSINRRKGLAFLEVDMFGRKMQTKVGLAILARRPGKSEEHGDGFAV, translated from the coding sequence ATGTGGTATGTCGTGCAGGTTCTGGGCGGCAAGAAAGAAGCCACATGCCGTCTTATCGAGAGAATCGTCAGCAAGGACGCAGTGAGCGAGTGCTTCACGCCGCGCTACGAGACGCAGAAGAAAGTACGCGGGACATGGGTGAACGGGACGAGCGTGCTGTTCCCTGGATACGTCATCGCTGTGACGGACGACGTCGAGCGGTTGAAACGCGAGCTGCGTGACGTGCCGGAGTTTACGCGCGTGTTGAGCATGGGAGAGGCGTTCGTTCCCCTGAGCGAGCAGGACCAGGCGTGGATCGGTGCGTTTACCAGGCCGGGAGAGCGCGTTGTGCCCATGTCGGAAGGCGTCATTGAGGGTGACCGCGTCATCGTGACGAGCGGCCCGCTCAAGCAGCGCGAGGGATGGATCCGGAGCATCAACCGCCGCAAGGGCCTCGCATTTCTCGAGGTCGACATGTTCGGACGGAAGATGCAGACAAAAGTGGGATTGGCGATTCTTGCAAGACGACCAGGAAAAAGTGAAGAGCATGGCGATGGATTTGCCGTCTGA
- a CDS encoding antitermination protein NusG, with protein sequence MARRVRAIAGEAVHDCFSVRRQAFFRLKGVWELQEQHLFPGYVIAITQDTSTLAEALGLLADEPVRPLVNDAGEPIALDAPTVALLSELAGPNHLIAASEGAIVDGRLVVYSGPLAGREDLVTKIDRHKRVAYLDMSLLGRSSVRMALEVVAKS encoded by the coding sequence GTGGCGCGTCGCGTACGTGCCATTGCAGGTGAGGCGGTACATGACTGCTTCTCTGTCCGTCGTCAGGCGTTCTTTCGCTTAAAGGGCGTCTGGGAGCTGCAGGAACAGCATCTTTTTCCCGGATATGTCATCGCTATAACTCAAGACACCTCGACGCTTGCCGAGGCTCTGGGCTTGCTTGCTGACGAGCCTGTGCGCCCGCTTGTGAACGATGCGGGCGAGCCGATTGCGCTTGACGCACCTACAGTTGCCTTGCTTTCCGAGCTTGCGGGCCCGAACCACCTCATCGCTGCGTCGGAGGGCGCCATTGTCGATGGGCGCCTCGTCGTCTATTCCGGGCCACTCGCGGGGCGCGAGGACCTCGTCACGAAAATCGATCGCCACAAGCGCGTGGCCTATCTCGACATGAGCCTGCTTGGGCGGTCGTCCGTGCGCATGGCGCTGGAGGTGGTCGCCAAGTCGTAG
- a CDS encoding bifunctional folylpolyglutamate synthase/dihydrofolate synthase, translated as MPPFALRDDQVLDYDTAVERVTAALCFGIDLTLETTQEIMAELGHPERCYRCVQIAGTNGKTSTSRYTAALLRGEGLCAGLYTSPHLVSYAERMEVDGAPVSEAAFARGVSWALAAWERVQARNAEMARLGVTEFELLTAAAVAVFAEAGVDVAVLEVGLGGRWDATSAVATQGCCVTGIGLDHVKILGDTLGQIAGEKAAVIHAGNPCVLGPDAARPAEVLDVMLDRCSQEGVTPTVVVVDGSEVLPRAAGLPRTDARVTHRPTHLGDELTLDVDVQVEVPGTGAGEAAEPGARLVSASYPNVCLVAPDYQAANVACALSLATALMGRPLDADAARAAIASCPTPGRFDVIRREPLILLDACHNPQSAQAFATALQEVAPDKAARPALLFATLADKDHRGIVQVLAPLFGRIVVTQSDSPRALPAQTLADEVTELVGSPEQSGPRLMVIPDAGEALAGLLEAEEPFICCGTITLIGQIKGLLQKRA; from the coding sequence GTGCCGCCGTTTGCGCTTCGCGATGACCAGGTGCTCGACTACGATACGGCTGTCGAGCGCGTGACGGCGGCTCTGTGCTTCGGCATCGACCTCACGCTCGAGACGACGCAAGAGATCATGGCGGAGCTCGGGCACCCCGAGCGCTGCTATCGCTGCGTGCAGATTGCCGGCACGAACGGCAAGACGTCGACCTCGCGCTACACGGCGGCCCTGCTGCGCGGCGAGGGCCTGTGCGCGGGCCTGTACACGAGCCCACACCTCGTGAGCTACGCCGAGCGCATGGAGGTCGACGGCGCGCCCGTGAGCGAGGCCGCGTTTGCACGCGGCGTGTCCTGGGCACTGGCGGCGTGGGAGCGGGTGCAGGCGCGCAACGCTGAGATGGCGCGACTGGGCGTCACGGAGTTCGAGTTGCTGACGGCTGCTGCGGTGGCGGTGTTTGCCGAGGCGGGCGTCGACGTGGCCGTGCTCGAGGTGGGCCTCGGCGGGCGTTGGGACGCGACGAGCGCCGTAGCGACACAGGGGTGCTGCGTGACGGGCATCGGGCTCGATCACGTGAAGATCCTCGGCGACACGCTCGGGCAGATCGCGGGGGAGAAGGCAGCAGTCATCCATGCTGGTAATCCCTGCGTGCTCGGTCCTGACGCGGCGCGCCCGGCAGAGGTGCTCGATGTCATGCTGGATCGGTGCTCTCAAGAGGGTGTGACGCCGACGGTCGTGGTGGTTGACGGCAGCGAGGTGCTGCCCAGGGCGGCGGGGCTGCCGCGAACGGATGCCCGCGTGACGCACCGGCCTACGCACCTTGGCGACGAGCTTACACTCGATGTGGATGTGCAGGTTGAGGTGCCGGGAACAGGTGCTGGTGAGGCCGCGGAGCCGGGCGCCCGGCTCGTGAGCGCGAGCTACCCGAATGTCTGCCTCGTGGCACCGGACTACCAGGCGGCCAACGTTGCGTGCGCGCTGTCGCTGGCGACGGCGCTGATGGGGCGCCCTCTCGACGCGGATGCTGCCCGTGCTGCCATTGCGAGCTGTCCTACGCCGGGGCGCTTCGACGTCATCCGTCGAGAGCCGCTTATCTTGCTCGACGCGTGCCACAACCCGCAGTCGGCGCAGGCGTTCGCGACGGCGCTGCAGGAGGTCGCGCCCGACAAGGCGGCCCGACCCGCCCTTCTGTTTGCGACGCTGGCCGACAAGGACCACCGCGGCATCGTGCAGGTGCTCGCCCCGCTGTTCGGGCGCATCGTCGTGACGCAGAGCGACTCTCCGCGAGCCCTGCCTGCCCAGACGCTGGCGGACGAGGTGACCGAGCTTGTAGGGTCGCCAGAGCAAAGTGGCCCGCGCCTCATGGTCATCCCCGACGCGGGAGAGGCGCTTGCGGGGCTGCTCGAGGCCGAGGAGCCGTTCATCTGCTGCGGCACGATCACGCTTATCGGCCAGATCAAGGGCTTGCTGCAGAAGAGGGCGTAA